In Pseudomonadota bacterium, the sequence AGTACAGACAAGGCAGCAAATCCTATTAATCTCTACGGTGCTACTAAACTTTGTTCCGATAAACTTTTTATTTCTGGTAATTCATATGTAGGTCAGGAGGAAACTATTTTCAGTGTTGTTCGATATGGAAATGTTTTAGGGAGCAGGGGGAGCGTGGTCCCATTTTTTCTCAAAAAGAAAGCTGAAGGAAAAATATTGCCGATCACTGATCCCCGAATGACGCGCTTCTGGATTACTGTGGAACAGGGGGTGGATTTTGTTATTAACTGCTTCCGAACTATGGTTGGTGGAGAGCTTTTTATTCCTAAAATCCCAAGCATGAATATGAGGGATCTTGCTATTGCGATAGGTTCTGAATGCAAAACAGAAATAATCGGAATCAGGCCTGGTGAGAAACTTCATGAAGTCATGGTGCCCAAGGATGACGCACACAGAACTATTGAATATGATGACAAATATATAATTCGGCCTGACCAAGAATTTTTCGGACGCCGTTTTAATTCCAATGGTGGAAAGCAGGTTTCGGAAGGGTTTGAGTATGATTCAGAAACTAATCCCTGGAAACTTACTATTGACGAAGCAAGGGAAATGATCGCTCAATTATAATTACCTTTGGGAAACAGGCAGTTGGTGAAGGCGAGATAAAAATCGTATATGGTCAAAACTGAAGCAAAACGACTTAAAAGAAAAAAACTGCGATACACCTATGGATCGATTAATATTGGGAACAGCTCAGCTAGGGATGAATTATGGTATTGCAAATAAGCCTGGAAGACCTAATCCAGATCTTTCTCGTAAGATAGTGCAATCTGCTTGGGAGAACGGAATAAGAGAATATGATACGGCTCAGGAATATGGTGAAAGCGAAAAGACATTGGGGAAAGCCTTGAGTTCTCTTGGCCTTAGTTCAAAGGCTAAGATAATTACCAAATTGAACCAAGAGCTTGACCATCTCGACAAAAAAACTATGACTCAAGCTGTGAGGGAAAGTATAGCTCAACTTGATGTTCCAGCTTTGCACGGGTTGATGCTTCGCCGGGAGGAATATCTCAATCTTTGGGAAAAAGGCCTTGGTGAGATATTTCAAGGTTTTGTCGCACAAGGATTAACCCGGTATTTAGGTGTCTCCGTTTATTCTCCTGAAATGGCAATCCTTGGGTTGAATACAGATGGTATTGATATGATTCAATTGCCTTCAAATATTTTAGATAGGCGATTTGAAAATGCAGGCGTGTTTGACCTTGCTAAAGAATTGGGAAAACAAATACATGTCAGGAGTGTGTTCTTGCAAGGTCTGTTACTAATGGACAGGTGCGAGATACCCTCGAATATGCAATTCGCAGGTTCTGTTTTGGAAAAATTGAAGCATGTGGAGCAGGAGACAGGCTTATCGAGGCAGAATTTGGCATTCGGTTATGCCAAACAGGCATATCCTGATGCAAAAATCGTTTTTGGAGTGGAAACTTCTGAGCAACTTAATGAAAATTTCATAAGTTGGGCAAAGGAGTTACCTCACGGTTTAATCGCTCGGATAAAGAATGAGTTCAAAAATGTCGAAAATAGAGTATTGAATCCAGTTTTATGGCCAAATAAATAGCATCAGGATTTCTGGTGCCACATGGAAGAGTTTCTTGCTAAGAGATGAAATTTGTTCAATAAAATTAGCAAGAATTTATTAAAATTAATTTTGGGTTTCCATGTTTTAGAAACCATATGAGGGTCTCTTTTTTGAGTTTTTTTAGCTTAAACCCTATTCCTCAATTTTCAATTGGTATTCTTTACAGAATAAGTTTATAAATATCAAACTAAAGAGAATAAAGCATGAAAATAGGAAAAGATCGACTAACATTTGCGAAAATTGGAAACCAAGAACATCCCTTAGTATCGAAGTTTTTCTTAAACGTTGAAAATGAGGAAGGCGTTGTTAGAGACTTTGAGAATGAGCGTATCAAGCCAGATGATGAAGATTTAGGGATAGCGGATGAAATATTAAGTCATTTTTCGAAATATTCATCAATAGGCGGGCCTAGTGATGAATGGTCTTGGATTGATGAAAATTGCAGAAAAGAATACATCTCTGCTCTGCTCAATGAAGATAGATATCAACTTGCGCTAATGTTAAGAAATATGTTCAGAAATTCTTCAACATTTGGCATAACATCTGCTCATATCGAAAGTTTATCCTTAAAAGATAAACGGAAAGAACTTCTTAACACAATACTTTTAGACATTGATACTTGGAAAGAGTTTACAAATAACAATGAGCTGGCAGCGCTTGATTGGACTAATTTTTTTGGAAATCCTTGTGGGTTAGAGGTTAATGGGGTTTTGATTTCTGCGGACACTCTTCGACATGATTATTTCGCTAAGAAAATTTCAGGCCTGTTAGAGACCTTTAGGGAGCATACTCATTACTCAATAATAGAAGTTGGGGGGGGGGTATGGCGGGCTTGCCATGCAATTGATAAGGAACCTCAGAAATAA encodes:
- the pseB gene encoding UDP-N-acetylglucosamine 4,6-dehydratase (inverting) yields the protein MFNDKVILITGGTGSFGKKFTEIILKRYKPKKLIIFSRDELKQFEMAMEYPEHKYPCIRFFIGDIRDKDRLFRAFHKVDYVIHAAALKHVPAAEYNPFESVKTNIIGSQNVINVAIDKGVKRVMALSTDKAANPINLYGATKLCSDKLFISGNSYVGQEETIFSVVRYGNVLGSRGSVVPFFLKKKAEGKILPITDPRMTRFWITVEQGVDFVINCFRTMVGGELFIPKIPSMNMRDLAIAIGSECKTEIIGIRPGEKLHEVMVPKDDAHRTIEYDDKYIIRPDQEFFGRRFNSNGGKQVSEGFEYDSETNPWKLTIDEAREMIAQL
- a CDS encoding aldo/keto reductase, which gives rise to MDRLILGTAQLGMNYGIANKPGRPNPDLSRKIVQSAWENGIREYDTAQEYGESEKTLGKALSSLGLSSKAKIITKLNQELDHLDKKTMTQAVRESIAQLDVPALHGLMLRREEYLNLWEKGLGEIFQGFVAQGLTRYLGVSVYSPEMAILGLNTDGIDMIQLPSNILDRRFENAGVFDLAKELGKQIHVRSVFLQGLLLMDRCEIPSNMQFAGSVLEKLKHVEQETGLSRQNLAFGYAKQAYPDAKIVFGVETSEQLNENFISWAKELPHGLIARIKNEFKNVENRVLNPVLWPNK